From Terriglobales bacterium:
CTAATTTCACTTTTAGCGATGCCAACTGGCCTCCACGCACGTATCCGAGATCGACAGAATCGCCGCGTTTGGCTTTGCCAAGCACGCGCTGAACGTCCTCAATCCCGCTCACTGATTGCGAATTAATGCTGACGATGAGGTCACCAAGCGTGATTCCTGCCTCCGAACTCGGACTTGCTGGCTCAACCTGCATGACCATCAACGCCGATTCCTGTTCCATCTTTAGCTTGCTCGAAAGATCGGAAGGCACGGCAACGGCTTGCATCGCTAGCCCAAGATACGGACGGAAGACGCCACCATGTTCCACAATCTCATTCACCACGCGCTCGACGGTCGCAGCAGGAACTGTAATCGTCGCCGCTCGCGCGAGCGCAGAAGTGTTCAGACCGAGCACACGGCCGCGAGAATCGACAAGCGCGCTGCCCGATTGTCCGGGATAGAGGGTCACATCGGGCCGCAACAGCGTGTCCATCTTGCCGCCACGCCACGTCTGCCACGGCGCTCCAAGGCGCGCAATGATGCCCGCAGCGGCAGCTAAGTCGCCCAAAGTCGAGCGTCCAACAGCTAAAACAAGCTGCCCCACACGTAGTTTGCTGGCCTCGGAAAGCAGCTCAGGAGCCCCAGAATCGGCTTTTTCAAGCCTCAAAACTGCAACGTCAGTGCCCGGATCGCGCCCCAAAAACGTCGCCTTGTGTCGCGATTGACCGCCAAAAGTGACCTCAACGTCGTCAGTACGGCGCAACATGTGGCTCGCAGTGACGACAATTCCCGGCCGCCAAACGATCCCGCTGCCCGCAACCCGACGTCCGCCGTGTACCGCGACTATGAACTTACCGGTCTGTTCTGCTACCTCCGCGAACTGATTCGAGAGCGTGTCCCATTCGTTATGAATTGCAGATGCCATGTGATCCTCGACTACTTCCAGCACCAATATCGCGCGGATGCGAGGAGCACACATCGCCCAAATGGGCAGGTTTGGGATGGAACACCTTGCGAACAACAACCCTGTCATCCTGAGGCCCGATGTTGGCCGAAGGATCTCCCGCGATGCTTCGTGTGTCGTCGCACTGTCGCGGCACTTCGGCGAGAATCCTCGTGTAAGAGCCACGACGCAGCAATCAAGTTCGACACATCGCGGGAGATCCTTCGGCCAACATCGGGCCTCAGGATGACAGGCCAAGGAGTGGTCGACAGTCAAAGAACAGTTTCTAGAGCAACGGATGAAAATCCGTCGTTCGCAGTGGAAAACTCGAAATCTCTCTTGTCCCAAATCGACTTTTGCGGTTACATAGAAGCGACGATTTCTCCACTTAGAAATCGTTTCCAGCGCCCGGACAGGGCTGCACCTCTCGTTCGCTTTACGTGTGTCACCGCTCGGTGACGCTCGCGTTACCTCAAAACCCATCGACCTGCAGCAAATCCAAAAAATCCAACTCCACTGGAGACAATCTATGTCCGCGTTTATCGCCGGATACGGCGTACTGCCAAATCCACAGCCTCAACCTCAACCTATTTTCCATCCCGAACCCATAGCTGTTCCCGCCGCCGCAGAGCCTCCAAGTCCCAAAACGGAATGTGCCTCCTCGATACAGCCGACCGTCGCAGCTTCGGAAGCCGCGACTCCTTTGGCGGTTGCAACCAGCGCTGTGCGCGACGACGAATCCCAGGCGCTTGCGGCGGCATCCGCCGACGAGTTCCTTAACACACAATTTCCTCCAAGGGAGATGGTGCTTGCGCCGATCCTGCCCTCGCAGGGACTGGCGATGGTTTATTCGCGACGTGGCGTGGGCAAGACCTATCTCACGCTGGCAATCGCGCACGCCGTGGCCCGCGGCGGCAACTTCCTACGATGGTCGGCTCCACGGGCTCGCCGGGTTTTGTTTGTCGACGGAGAGCTACCCGCGCCGGTGTTGCAACAACGCCTGCGCACGATCGTCTCCGGTCTTCCCAAAACAGAACCCCACTTGCCTGATTCTGGATATCTCAGGATCATCACACCAGATCTGCAACGTGGGGCGATGCCCGACATTGCTACCGCACGGGGGCAGGCCATGATTGAATCGCGGCTCGAGGGCGGAGATCTTCTCGTGCTCGATAACCTGAGTTGCCTCGCGCGTTCAGGGAAGGAGAACGAAGGCGAGAGCTGGATTCCAGTGCAGGACTGGGCGTTGCGGCTTCGGCAGAAGGGGGTTTGCGTGCTCTTCCTGCATCACGCCGGCAAAGGCGGACAGCAGCGCGGAACGTCTCGTCGCGAGGATCTCCTGGATACAGTAATCGCCCTGCGCCAGCCGGATGATTACTGCGCGACCGAAGGGCTGCGCGCGCAGGTGCGCTTCGAGAAGGCTCGCGGATTTTTTGGTGAAGACGCTCGACCTTTCGAGGTTCGGATGGAAATTCGGGAGGGAGCTGCGGTGTGGGCCGTTAGCTTTGCGGAGCCGAAGCCGAAGCTGACGGATCCGTTGCTGGACAACGCTTCAGAACTCTTTGCGCAGGGCTTCTCCGTCCGTGATGTGGCGGAGCGTTTAGGAGTCTCCAAGAGCCGCGTTGGGAGGCTTCGAGAGGCTTGGGACAGCGAAGATTAGGGTCTTGCCATCGAACCTTATTTGTCAGTCACTTACACTGTCCCACTGTCCCAAATCCCTAGGGGCGCTGGGACAGCGGGACAGCAAGAAACCATGTGGCACAGGTGCCCTCGCCTGTGTCGACTCTGGCCAGAGCCACAGCCGGGGCGGCTGTGCCACGGCTTGCCCATCGGGTTTCACTTCACCCGATCACCCGATCACCGATGACCCGATCACCCGATTCCTCATTGTCTCTCTCAATTCCCACCTGTCTCCGCTCCGCGCATCCCGCGCATAATGCCTCCATGTCCCCCTCTCCTGCTCACCAGATGGTTTCAACAACCTTCGACCTCCCTGGCTACCGCGTTGTGCGCACGCTGGGAGTAGTGCGCGGCATCGTTGTGCGCTCCCGTTCCATCTTCGGAACCATCGGCGCCGGCTTTCAAACGCTCATCGGCGGCAATATTACGCTGCTGACAAATCTGTGCGAGAAAACGCGCAGCGAGGCATTCGATCTGATGCTGCAACATGCCGGGGAACTCGGTGCCAACGCTGTACTGGGTGCGCGTTACGATGCAACTGAGTTAATGCAGGGCGTCACTGAAGTGCTTGCTTATGGAAC
This genomic window contains:
- a CDS encoding trypsin-like peptidase domain-containing protein, with the protein product MASAIHNEWDTLSNQFAEVAEQTGKFIVAVHGGRRVAGSGIVWRPGIVVTASHMLRRTDDVEVTFGGQSRHKATFLGRDPGTDVAVLRLEKADSGAPELLSEASKLRVGQLVLAVGRSTLGDLAAAAGIIARLGAPWQTWRGGKMDTLLRPDVTLYPGQSGSALVDSRGRVLGLNTSALARAATITVPAATVERVVNEIVEHGGVFRPYLGLAMQAVAVPSDLSSKLKMEQESALMVMQVEPASPSSEAGITLGDLIVSINSQSVSGIEDVQRVLGKAKRGDSVDLGYVRGGQLASLKVKLADRPRR
- a CDS encoding AAA family ATPase — its product is MSAFIAGYGVLPNPQPQPQPIFHPEPIAVPAAAEPPSPKTECASSIQPTVAASEAATPLAVATSAVRDDESQALAAASADEFLNTQFPPREMVLAPILPSQGLAMVYSRRGVGKTYLTLAIAHAVARGGNFLRWSAPRARRVLFVDGELPAPVLQQRLRTIVSGLPKTEPHLPDSGYLRIITPDLQRGAMPDIATARGQAMIESRLEGGDLLVLDNLSCLARSGKENEGESWIPVQDWALRLRQKGVCVLFLHHAGKGGQQRGTSRREDLLDTVIALRQPDDYCATEGLRAQVRFEKARGFFGEDARPFEVRMEIREGAAVWAVSFAEPKPKLTDPLLDNASELFAQGFSVRDVAERLGVSKSRVGRLREAWDSED
- a CDS encoding YbjQ family protein — translated: MSPSPAHQMVSTTFDLPGYRVVRTLGVVRGIVVRSRSIFGTIGAGFQTLIGGNITLLTNLCEKTRSEAFDLMLQHAGELGANAVLGARYDATELMQGVTEVLAYGTAVVVERVA